The following coding sequences lie in one Thermomicrobium sp. 4228-Ro genomic window:
- a CDS encoding xanthine dehydrogenase family protein molybdopterin-binding subunit, producing the protein MVISRYVGARVRRKEDPRLITGSSQYVDDIKLPGMLHVAFVRSSYPHARIRGIDTSAAQAMPGVVAVFTGPDLAAQLKGKPELVPGEAPHPEEQKPEGIPVPPEEPIAVDRTLYVGQPIAVVVATSAATARDAAEAVTVDYEPLPAVIDPEEAMREGAPQLYPDIPNNIGERWERKHGDVESAFAQAHVVVEQRFRQQRLAGIPMEPRAIVAAPDPLTRGVTVWSSTQAPHWNRNALAAALGLAHGQVRIIAPEVGGGFGVKIGAYQEDFILAALALKLHRPVKWVETRAEHLMATNHGRDQVVDYELAADANGRLLGLRARIVQNLGAYPRGLYLPSTTGLMSCGCYDIPAVDIEAYGVYTNTMAVGAYRGAGRPEAAYYIERMMDLLARRLGKDPAEVRRINYIPPDKFPYTTAAGEKYDTGEYEKALDKALEVSRYSEWRQKQQELRQQGRYIGIGLASYVEICGFGPYESAVVRVEPSGAVTVYTGTSPHGQGLETALAQLVAEHLGADFDQIVVLHGDTQSVPEGHGTMGSRSLVVGGGAVMIALEHIKEKARQIAAHLLEAAAEDVEFADGKWRVKGAPDRAVTLAQIAEAAYAGNVPEGMEPGLVATDFFAPPDEVFPFGTHVAVVEVFPDTGAVKLLAYYSVDDCGPRINPLLVEGQVHGGLAQGIAQALWEEVRYDETGQLLTGTLMDYAIPKASMLIDFVTDETVTPSPLNPLGAKGIGEAATIGSTPTIANAVMDALAPFGIEHIDIPMTPEKIWRALQKAKQV; encoded by the coding sequence ATGGTGATCAGCCGATACGTCGGAGCGCGCGTCCGCCGCAAGGAGGATCCTCGTCTCATCACTGGCTCGTCGCAGTACGTGGATGACATCAAGCTCCCCGGCATGCTCCACGTCGCCTTCGTGCGGAGCAGCTACCCGCACGCTCGCATCCGCGGTATCGACACGTCGGCAGCGCAGGCGATGCCGGGTGTCGTCGCTGTCTTCACCGGTCCCGATCTGGCTGCACAGTTGAAGGGGAAGCCGGAACTCGTACCGGGCGAGGCACCGCATCCGGAGGAGCAGAAGCCAGAGGGCATCCCGGTGCCGCCGGAAGAGCCGATCGCCGTCGATCGGACACTCTACGTCGGCCAACCGATCGCGGTGGTCGTGGCGACCTCAGCAGCGACTGCCCGCGACGCAGCGGAAGCCGTGACTGTCGACTACGAGCCGCTGCCGGCTGTCATCGACCCCGAAGAGGCGATGCGGGAAGGCGCTCCCCAGCTCTACCCCGACATCCCGAACAACATCGGTGAACGCTGGGAACGCAAGCACGGTGACGTCGAGTCCGCGTTCGCCCAGGCACACGTGGTGGTCGAGCAGCGCTTCCGCCAGCAGCGACTCGCTGGGATCCCGATGGAGCCGCGGGCGATCGTCGCCGCCCCCGACCCGTTGACCCGTGGTGTCACCGTCTGGAGCTCGACGCAGGCGCCGCACTGGAACCGCAATGCGCTGGCGGCCGCTCTCGGTCTGGCGCACGGCCAGGTGCGGATCATCGCACCGGAGGTCGGCGGTGGCTTCGGCGTCAAGATCGGCGCGTACCAGGAGGACTTCATCCTCGCTGCACTCGCCCTCAAACTCCACCGGCCAGTCAAATGGGTCGAGACGCGCGCCGAGCACCTGATGGCCACCAACCACGGACGCGATCAGGTGGTCGACTATGAACTGGCAGCCGATGCGAACGGCCGCCTTCTCGGACTCCGTGCGCGGATCGTGCAGAACCTCGGCGCGTACCCCCGCGGTCTCTATCTCCCCTCGACGACCGGGCTCATGTCCTGTGGCTGCTACGACATTCCGGCTGTCGATATCGAAGCCTACGGCGTCTATACGAATACGATGGCAGTCGGTGCCTACCGCGGCGCGGGCCGGCCGGAAGCTGCCTACTACATCGAGCGGATGATGGACCTCTTGGCCCGCCGACTGGGGAAGGACCCGGCCGAAGTCCGGCGCATCAACTACATCCCGCCTGACAAGTTCCCCTACACCACTGCAGCCGGTGAGAAATACGACACCGGCGAGTACGAGAAGGCGCTCGACAAGGCGCTCGAGGTCTCCCGCTATTCCGAGTGGCGGCAGAAGCAGCAGGAACTCCGCCAACAGGGTCGCTACATCGGCATCGGCCTCGCTAGTTATGTCGAAATCTGCGGTTTCGGCCCCTACGAGAGCGCCGTCGTCCGGGTCGAGCCGAGCGGAGCAGTCACCGTCTACACCGGAACCTCACCGCATGGACAAGGACTCGAGACCGCACTCGCCCAGCTCGTCGCCGAGCACCTCGGTGCCGACTTCGACCAGATCGTCGTCCTCCACGGCGACACGCAGAGCGTGCCGGAAGGGCACGGCACGATGGGGAGCCGGAGCCTGGTCGTCGGCGGTGGGGCCGTGATGATCGCTCTCGAGCACATCAAGGAGAAGGCTCGGCAGATCGCTGCACACCTCCTCGAGGCAGCAGCAGAAGATGTCGAGTTCGCCGACGGCAAGTGGCGCGTCAAGGGCGCCCCCGACCGCGCCGTCACCCTGGCCCAGATCGCAGAAGCGGCCTACGCCGGGAATGTTCCCGAAGGCATGGAACCGGGCCTGGTCGCGACCGACTTCTTCGCACCGCCCGACGAGGTCTTCCCGTTCGGCACCCACGTGGCGGTGGTCGAGGTCTTCCCCGACACCGGTGCGGTCAAGCTCCTCGCCTACTACTCGGTCGACGACTGCGGGCCCCGCATCAACCCCCTCCTCGTCGAGGGCCAGGTCCACGGCGGCCTCGCCCAGGGGATCGCTCAGGCCCTGTGGGAAGAGGTCCGCTACGACGAGACCGGCCAGCTCCTCACCGGCACCCTCATGGACTACGCGATCCCCAAGGCTTCGATGCTCATCGACTTCGTCACTGACGAGACGGTGACACCGAGCCCGCTCAACCCGCTCGGCGCCAAGGGGATCGGCGAGGCAGCCACGATCGGCTCGACCCCGACTATCGCCAATGCTGTCATGGACGCCCTGGCTCCCTTCGGGATCGAGCACATCGACATCCCCATGACCCCGGAGAAGATCTGGCGCGCTCTCCAAAAGGCCAAGCAGGTCTGA
- a CDS encoding Uma2 family endonuclease, protein MANRWAIVGDRRRLVDATHASPLFTVDDYHRMAEAGILGTDDRVELIEGEVVEMSPIGRRHQACLDRMTALFSTRLAGRAIVRIQGPVRLSHVSEPQPDLVLSRPRADSAASVDARPEAVLLLVEVTGASVTYDHEVEAPWFAPAAVAEYWILDLRHDRLLVLGDPDPGAGRYARVDQLARDERIAPLAFPDVEIRVADLLA, encoded by the coding sequence GTGGCCAATCGCTGGGCGATCGTCGGCGACCGAAGGCGCTTGGTCGATGCGACGCACGCGTCGCCCCTCTTCACCGTCGATGATTATCACCGCATGGCCGAGGCAGGGATTCTCGGCACGGATGACCGGGTCGAGCTGATCGAGGGGGAAGTCGTCGAGATGAGCCCGATCGGCCGGCGGCACCAAGCGTGTCTCGACAGGATGACGGCGCTCTTCTCGACCCGTTTGGCTGGGCGCGCGATCGTCCGGATCCAGGGGCCGGTGCGGCTGAGTCACGTTTCCGAACCGCAGCCGGATCTCGTGCTCTCGCGTCCCCGGGCGGACTCCGCTGCCTCCGTCGATGCCCGACCCGAGGCTGTGCTCTTGCTCGTCGAGGTGACGGGCGCCTCCGTGACGTACGACCACGAGGTCGAAGCGCCGTGGTTCGCGCCGGCAGCTGTCGCTGAGTACTGGATCCTCGACCTCCGGCACGACCGTCTGCTCGTCTTGGGCGACCCGGATCCCGGAGCAGGGCGCTACGCCCGTGTCGACCAGCTGGCGCGTGACGAGCGCATCGCGCCCTTGGCCTTCCCTGACGTCGAGATCCGCGTCGCTGATCTCCTCGCCTGA
- the codA gene encoding cytosine deaminase has product MPYDLIVRNGRLRDGRLVDLGVADGRIVAIESRIEGEAPETIDAAGRLVSPPLVEPHCHLDAALTEGLAGHNQTGTLLEGIQRWAQTKPQLTVEAVKERARRTIEWYASQGALVIRSHVDVCDPNFVGLRALLEVREAMRDLVDLQLVAFPQEGILSYPRGAELLEEALRMGCDVVGAIPHYETTREMGVESLRIAFDLAERYDRPLDAHCDETDDDQSRFVEVMAAETIRRGMHGRVVASHTTAMGSYNNAYAFKLFGWLKRADLSIIANPPDNSILQGRFDTYPKRRGLTRVKELLEYGINVAFGHDSVMDPWYPLGTGNMLHAAWLGLHMAQLSGYEEIPLVWDLVTTNAARALGILDRYGIEVGKPADFVIFDAATERDALRMLAPALWCVKRGRVVSRTSAPRVEVRRGNDFVGIRYERPGEGLSDR; this is encoded by the coding sequence ATGCCGTATGACCTCATCGTCCGCAATGGCCGTCTCCGCGATGGACGCCTGGTCGATCTGGGTGTCGCTGACGGGCGGATCGTCGCGATCGAGTCGCGGATCGAGGGCGAGGCACCGGAAACGATCGATGCGGCCGGGAGGCTCGTCTCGCCGCCCCTCGTCGAACCGCACTGCCACCTCGACGCTGCCCTGACCGAAGGGCTGGCGGGCCATAACCAGACCGGCACCCTCCTCGAAGGGATCCAGCGCTGGGCGCAGACGAAGCCGCAGCTCACGGTCGAGGCGGTGAAGGAGCGAGCCAGGCGAACGATCGAATGGTACGCGAGCCAGGGTGCCCTGGTTATCCGCAGTCACGTCGATGTCTGCGATCCGAACTTCGTCGGCCTGCGTGCCTTGCTCGAGGTACGGGAAGCGATGCGCGACCTCGTCGATCTCCAGCTCGTCGCCTTCCCGCAGGAGGGGATTCTCTCCTATCCGCGCGGAGCCGAACTGCTCGAAGAGGCCCTGCGCATGGGGTGCGACGTCGTCGGTGCGATCCCGCACTACGAGACGACGCGCGAGATGGGGGTCGAGTCGCTCCGGATCGCGTTCGATCTCGCCGAGCGCTACGACCGGCCGCTCGATGCCCACTGCGACGAGACGGACGACGACCAATCGCGCTTCGTCGAGGTGATGGCGGCCGAGACGATCCGTCGTGGCATGCACGGGCGGGTGGTCGCCAGCCATACGACAGCGATGGGCTCGTACAACAATGCGTACGCGTTCAAGCTCTTCGGCTGGCTCAAGCGTGCCGACCTCAGCATCATCGCCAATCCGCCGGACAACTCGATCCTCCAGGGGCGGTTCGATACCTATCCGAAGCGCCGCGGCCTGACGCGTGTCAAGGAACTCCTCGAGTACGGGATCAACGTCGCGTTCGGGCACGATTCGGTGATGGATCCCTGGTATCCGCTCGGTACCGGCAACATGCTCCATGCAGCCTGGTTGGGGCTCCACATGGCGCAGCTCTCAGGGTACGAGGAGATCCCGCTGGTCTGGGACCTCGTCACGACGAACGCGGCGCGGGCGCTCGGCATCCTCGATCGGTACGGTATCGAGGTCGGGAAACCGGCCGACTTCGTCATCTTCGACGCGGCGACCGAGCGAGACGCGCTGCGCATGCTCGCCCCGGCCCTCTGGTGCGTCAAGCGCGGGAGGGTCGTCAGTCGGACGAGTGCACCGCGGGTGGAGGTCCGCCGCGGGAACGACTTCGTCGGCATCCGCTACGAGCGCCCCGGTGAGGGCTTGAGCGACCGGTGA
- the murJ gene encoding murein biosynthesis integral membrane protein MurJ: MAASESSPVRVEPSGEAAARSERAQVARAAGVLMLGVVLSRVLGLAREQVTSYFWGTTDAVAAFTIADNVHTMLFDLVISGMLQAALVPVLSAYATPERREEFRRIVGALLVWVVLVVGATVVVVAVAAPWVVLALTALGGGEAARGPETFRLTIRLVRLIVPAVLLLAFSTVLMGALYALQRFTQPSLALSVRNAAIVACALAFGHTLGVASLVVGVLLGAFGLAVLQLWGLRDCLPKPNLQLWHPAIRRIFALYLPIFLGLFANTVALTIDRNLAWGVDPHALGAMRYATALNQMILGLVAAATSLAALPTLSRHAALGDEPAYQRTLALGLKFVSLLIFPATFGMAALGWPIVTLLFYHGATDLEGARAIWIALLGYLPGTLFAAFDQVLIFAAYARQNTRTPVLVGVLSVGVYFLVALALVRPLGMLGLVLGNTAQFIGHALVMWWVLRRWLGRVGDGTVGRTLRACALAALVMALVVGGFALLVGSWRPPETSGLLWRIVLVAGGVGIGAVSYALLMQLLRVDEFTALTRLLRARLTG, translated from the coding sequence GTGGCGGCGAGCGAGTCCAGTCCGGTTCGGGTCGAGCCGAGTGGTGAAGCGGCAGCGCGGAGCGAGCGGGCGCAGGTCGCTCGTGCCGCGGGTGTTCTCATGCTCGGTGTCGTGCTCAGCCGGGTACTGGGTCTCGCTCGGGAGCAAGTGACGTCCTACTTCTGGGGTACGACCGACGCTGTCGCTGCGTTCACCATCGCCGACAACGTCCACACCATGCTGTTCGACCTCGTCATCAGCGGGATGCTGCAAGCCGCGCTGGTTCCTGTCCTCAGCGCCTATGCGACGCCGGAGCGCCGCGAGGAGTTCCGGCGGATCGTCGGTGCGTTGCTCGTCTGGGTGGTACTGGTCGTCGGGGCGACGGTCGTGGTGGTCGCCGTCGCGGCTCCCTGGGTCGTGCTCGCGCTGACCGCGCTCGGCGGTGGTGAAGCGGCGCGCGGCCCCGAGACGTTTCGCCTCACGATCCGGCTCGTCCGGCTCATCGTCCCGGCCGTGCTCTTGCTCGCCTTTTCGACCGTACTCATGGGAGCGCTCTATGCCCTGCAACGCTTCACCCAGCCATCCCTCGCCCTCAGCGTCCGCAATGCTGCCATCGTCGCCTGCGCGCTCGCATTCGGTCACACGCTCGGTGTCGCGAGTCTCGTCGTCGGTGTCCTGCTGGGAGCGTTCGGTCTCGCCGTGCTGCAGCTCTGGGGGTTGCGCGACTGTCTTCCGAAGCCGAACCTCCAGCTCTGGCACCCGGCGATCCGCCGTATCTTCGCGCTGTATCTTCCGATTTTCCTTGGCCTGTTCGCGAACACCGTGGCACTCACGATCGACCGCAACCTGGCATGGGGTGTCGATCCCCACGCGCTCGGCGCGATGCGCTATGCGACCGCGCTCAACCAGATGATCCTCGGACTGGTCGCAGCGGCGACATCGCTGGCGGCCTTGCCGACACTTTCCCGTCACGCAGCGCTCGGTGACGAACCGGCTTACCAGCGCACGCTCGCGCTCGGCCTGAAGTTCGTGTCGCTGCTCATCTTTCCTGCGACGTTCGGGATGGCGGCGCTCGGCTGGCCGATCGTGACGCTCCTCTTCTACCACGGTGCGACCGACCTGGAGGGAGCGCGCGCGATCTGGATCGCGCTGCTCGGGTATCTGCCAGGGACGTTGTTCGCCGCCTTCGATCAGGTGCTGATCTTCGCCGCCTACGCGCGGCAGAACACGCGCACGCCGGTGCTGGTGGGTGTGCTCTCCGTCGGTGTCTACTTCCTCGTCGCGCTCGCACTAGTTCGTCCGCTCGGCATGCTCGGGCTCGTGCTCGGGAACACTGCGCAGTTCATCGGGCACGCACTCGTCATGTGGTGGGTCTTGCGACGCTGGCTCGGCCGGGTCGGTGACGGAACGGTCGGGCGGACGTTGCGAGCCTGTGCGCTCGCCGCGCTGGTCATGGCGCTGGTCGTCGGCGGATTCGCGCTGCTCGTTGGCTCGTGGCGCCCGCCCGAGACGAGCGGCCTGCTATGGCGGATCGTACTCGTCGCTGGTGGGGTTGGCATCGGTGCCGTCTCCTACGCGTTGCTGATGCAGCTGTTGCGCGTGGACGAGTTCACGGCATTGACGCGTCTGCTCCGCGCGCGCCTCACCGGTTGA
- a CDS encoding adenylyltransferase/cytidyltransferase family protein, translating into MGKVVPYGSLASLGAQLRETGKRIVLTNGHFDLLHIGHVRYLQAARQLGDVLIVAVNDDASTRRRKGPARPLVPAAERVELVAALACVDYATIFPGDTAEEVIRIVRPHVYVKGGDYGLTPEDLARGKQPLPEAPVVRALGGDVVLLPLVPEHSTTALVRRILTAYGCAEHLQPPGEAER; encoded by the coding sequence ATGGGGAAGGTCGTCCCGTACGGGTCGCTGGCATCGCTCGGTGCGCAGCTTCGCGAGACCGGCAAGCGCATCGTCCTCACCAACGGCCACTTCGATCTCCTGCATATCGGTCATGTCCGGTATCTCCAGGCTGCCCGGCAGCTGGGTGATGTGCTGATCGTCGCGGTGAATGACGACGCCTCGACGCGGCGCAGGAAGGGACCGGCTCGTCCGCTCGTGCCTGCAGCGGAACGGGTCGAACTGGTCGCTGCCTTGGCCTGCGTCGACTATGCGACGATCTTTCCCGGCGACACCGCGGAAGAGGTCATCCGAATCGTCCGCCCGCACGTCTACGTCAAAGGCGGCGATTATGGCTTGACGCCCGAAGACCTCGCTCGTGGCAAGCAGCCGCTGCCGGAGGCTCCGGTCGTCCGCGCGCTCGGTGGCGACGTGGTCTTGCTCCCGCTCGTGCCGGAGCATTCGACGACAGCCCTCGTCCGCCGGATCCTCACGGCATACGGCTGCGCTGAGCACCTGCAGCCTCCAGGCGAGGCTGAGCGGTGA
- a CDS encoding DUF72 domain-containing protein, translating to MYVVGTSGWSYQHWRGRFYPPDLSRWEWFPFYIREFATVELNVTFYRLPSRKRFEEWARVAAQRPGFVFAVKAPRTITHVRRLVDAANELQQFLQAIDGLGTALGPLLFQLPPGLRCDLARLQAFLALLPAGHPFAFEFRHPSWFVPAVSDLIAGAGGTVVLAYGGGHPTPGDFVPPGPLCYVRVHSGLFDIGLTDDEIERLASRLAEWADRPGYVYFNNDAFAHAVADARRLREALARSGVAVM from the coding sequence ATGTATGTCGTCGGAACCTCCGGTTGGTCGTATCAGCACTGGCGTGGGCGCTTCTATCCCCCGGATCTCTCCCGGTGGGAATGGTTTCCGTTCTATATCCGCGAGTTTGCCACAGTCGAACTGAACGTCACCTTCTATCGGCTTCCCTCGCGGAAGCGTTTCGAGGAATGGGCACGAGTCGCTGCCCAGCGTCCCGGCTTCGTCTTCGCGGTGAAGGCGCCGCGGACGATCACGCACGTGCGCCGGCTGGTCGATGCTGCAAACGAGCTCCAGCAGTTTCTCCAGGCGATCGACGGCCTCGGCACAGCGCTCGGCCCGCTCCTCTTCCAACTGCCGCCAGGGTTGCGCTGTGACCTCGCTCGGCTGCAGGCGTTCCTCGCACTGCTTCCGGCTGGCCACCCGTTCGCGTTCGAATTCCGGCATCCGAGCTGGTTCGTCCCGGCGGTCAGCGACCTGATCGCTGGCGCGGGGGGTACGGTCGTGCTCGCGTACGGTGGAGGACACCCGACACCGGGCGATTTCGTCCCTCCTGGCCCGCTCTGTTACGTACGGGTACACAGCGGTCTCTTCGATATCGGGTTGACTGACGACGAGATCGAGCGACTGGCGAGTCGCCTCGCGGAGTGGGCCGATCGCCCGGGCTACGTCTACTTCAACAATGACGCCTTCGCACACGCCGTCGCCGATGCGCGCCGCCTCCGCGAGGCGCTCGCCCGATCCGGCGTTGCGGTCATGTGA
- a CDS encoding GNAT family N-acetyltransferase: MSAHDEFVHLQVIVPGQRVYLGPIRRELAPVYQRWMNDLEVSRTLTAHWRVPFTVEDEIEWFEQARRDPTRRVFTIYERPDDRPVGNAELFGIDFAVGTAEVGIVIGERSVWGRGYATEALQLLLDFGFTVLGLHHIWLRYYASNERARAVYDRVGFREVGRLRQATKIGPHRDDVVIMDMLASEFRSPVLAAKLHLPSSDD, translated from the coding sequence ATGAGCGCACACGATGAGTTCGTCCATCTCCAGGTAATCGTGCCGGGACAGCGCGTCTACCTCGGCCCGATTCGCCGCGAGCTCGCACCCGTTTACCAACGCTGGATGAACGACTTGGAAGTCTCTCGGACGCTCACTGCGCATTGGCGGGTCCCGTTTACTGTCGAAGACGAGATCGAATGGTTCGAGCAGGCACGGCGGGATCCGACCCGACGCGTCTTCACGATCTACGAACGGCCCGACGACCGTCCGGTCGGAAACGCGGAACTCTTCGGCATCGACTTCGCCGTCGGCACCGCTGAAGTCGGCATCGTCATCGGCGAGCGGAGCGTCTGGGGCCGAGGATACGCAACCGAGGCACTGCAACTGCTCCTCGACTTCGGCTTCACCGTGCTCGGACTGCACCACATCTGGCTCCGCTACTACGCATCCAACGAGCGGGCGCGGGCGGTTTACGATCGAGTCGGGTTTCGCGAAGTCGGTCGCCTGCGGCAAGCGACCAAGATCGGGCCGCACCGCGACGACGTCGTGATCATGGACATGCTCGCGAGCGAGTTCCGTAGCCCGGTCTTGGCTGCCAAGTTGCATCTCCCATCGTCCGACGACTGA